In Paenibacillus sp. 1781tsa1, one DNA window encodes the following:
- a CDS encoding beta-ketoacyl synthase N-terminal-like domain-containing protein, which produces MESLFKLSAVTLTELFVEKKDEQSRGIYFVRNRSEQIYHSYQDIYRRSITLLGYLQSHHMKPGDPLVFQLEDNMEFIHMFWACVLGGIIPVPLAAEGKEENMRKVCSILGVLNKAAIIGKQNGLDKLISFSEDIGQGVSGLISRKLDIDEAFGYCGNDGCIHVSQPDDTVFIQFSSGSTGLPKGVVLTHRNLLTNIDAIIEGAALVPEDVIVSWMPLTHDMGLIGCHLAVTAANMTQCSMETRLFIMRPALWLDKVTEHKATILTSPNFGLKYSLMAMERNKNKVFDFSSVRLIFNGAEPISVQICDEFLTATAKYGMKPNVMFPVYGMAEASLAIAFPGLHEQDIHRIIVDRHQLVVGQKIAYLTDEKQEQAACYVDEGYAVKHCEFRLTDETDQTVEEDTLGLIQIRGGNVTKGYYNNELASAKSFTTDGWFRTGDIGFMHHGRLVVVGRMQDVVIINGQNYFSNDLERVASEVKQVTLNKVAACAVRDDLNQEKLAVFVVHKGDMLKFIPTVRALREQFSRSLGLALDYIIPVQQIPKTSSGKLMRYVLIQKFEQREYTEVLEHLRQLELELRQSSDPTEVLQPGKHPELIHYQRDETELHILKICHEVAPEWNLGLHDNFFEHGIHSLLLNQIAAQVEEQYPARIQIEDMFTYSSVSKLAAHICGLSTVDKKKDLLPVSAGGVKTESIPNQTMHFAIIGIAAHLPGASNIHQFWANLCGDVESVGPLSSSRKKDVDEYLVEKGESAPYSVRDGGYLHEIDKFDHEFFRIMKREAIAMSPSQRLFMQTAYTSLEDAGYGGDSLRSTRTGVYVGYISDLDGRQYQDMLRHSSDKQTATGALAANISGRMSYFMDFKGPSILVDSACSSSMSALNLACQGISNGDCEQAIVGGVQLKVLPVIDHEDVGIESSDGHTRPFAEDADGTGEGEGVVSILVKPYDQAIRDKDQIYCIIRSIHSNQDGNSVGLSAPNPEAQAELVTHALQKASVQADDISYIEAHGTGTSLGDPIEIRALTKAFDTAQNEGQFCAIGSVKSNIGHLYAASGLVSVVKCALMLKSKMMPATVNVTALNPKIPFAQSPFKVNLHYQPWETERLPRRCGVSNFGFSGTNVHSILEEYVAEERSGHTEPFYPFVLSATSRAELYQAVQSYHEYLVLNPSTPISDICYTNSVGRGHYAYRLAILVQSTGDLIHKLGQFHWANDTEQHIFIGISKVVSGLRNKNRWGEWTADEKDSLDQAMRDCIQECWNPVSSKEQRLVLLKRICSLYVRGAAPEWEEWFKQGDVQRISLPTYRFQSNRCWPEFLSVHQYTN; this is translated from the coding sequence ATGGAAAGTCTGTTCAAGCTGAGTGCGGTTACGTTGACGGAACTGTTTGTGGAGAAGAAGGACGAACAGTCCAGAGGTATTTATTTTGTCAGAAACCGATCCGAACAAATCTATCATTCTTATCAAGACATCTATAGGCGTTCAATAACATTGCTTGGATATCTGCAGAGCCATCATATGAAGCCGGGCGATCCGCTCGTGTTCCAATTGGAAGATAATATGGAATTCATACATATGTTCTGGGCTTGCGTTCTGGGAGGGATCATTCCTGTTCCTCTTGCTGCCGAAGGCAAGGAGGAGAATATGCGCAAGGTGTGCAGCATCCTGGGTGTGCTGAACAAGGCTGCAATTATAGGAAAGCAGAATGGTCTCGACAAGCTTATCTCATTTAGTGAAGACATCGGTCAAGGAGTGTCAGGGCTCATCAGCAGGAAGCTGGATATTGATGAAGCCTTCGGGTACTGCGGTAACGATGGGTGCATTCATGTCTCCCAACCGGATGATACGGTATTCATACAATTTTCCTCCGGTTCAACTGGGTTGCCAAAAGGCGTGGTTCTCACGCATCGAAACCTCCTAACCAACATCGATGCCATTATTGAGGGAGCTGCACTTGTCCCGGAGGATGTCATTGTATCCTGGATGCCGCTAACCCATGACATGGGATTAATCGGATGCCACTTGGCTGTAACTGCGGCCAATATGACGCAGTGCAGCATGGAAACCCGGCTATTTATTATGCGACCTGCTCTTTGGCTGGACAAAGTTACGGAACACAAGGCAACGATTCTGACCTCTCCCAACTTTGGTCTCAAGTATTCACTTATGGCCATGGAAAGGAACAAAAATAAGGTGTTTGATTTTTCTTCGGTGCGGTTGATCTTCAATGGCGCGGAACCAATCTCCGTTCAAATATGTGATGAATTCCTGACAGCCACGGCGAAGTATGGTATGAAGCCCAACGTCATGTTTCCGGTCTATGGCATGGCTGAGGCTTCTCTGGCTATTGCTTTTCCCGGATTACATGAACAGGATATTCACCGGATTATTGTGGACCGACATCAGTTGGTAGTGGGGCAAAAAATTGCCTATCTGACTGATGAAAAGCAGGAACAGGCAGCTTGTTATGTGGATGAAGGCTATGCTGTGAAACATTGCGAATTCAGATTAACGGATGAGACGGATCAGACTGTGGAAGAGGATACACTGGGTTTGATCCAGATCAGAGGCGGGAATGTAACAAAAGGATACTACAATAATGAACTGGCGAGTGCAAAAAGCTTTACCACGGATGGCTGGTTCAGAACGGGTGATATCGGATTTATGCATCATGGACGCCTGGTTGTCGTGGGGCGAATGCAGGATGTAGTCATCATTAACGGCCAGAATTACTTTTCAAATGATCTGGAGCGCGTAGCCAGTGAAGTGAAACAAGTTACCTTGAATAAGGTGGCTGCCTGTGCGGTACGAGATGACCTGAATCAGGAAAAACTCGCTGTATTCGTCGTTCATAAGGGGGATATGTTGAAATTCATCCCTACTGTACGGGCATTGAGGGAACAATTCTCCCGGAGCCTTGGCCTGGCGCTCGATTACATCATTCCCGTCCAGCAGATTCCAAAAACTTCAAGCGGTAAATTGATGAGATATGTTTTAATCCAGAAGTTTGAACAGCGGGAGTACACCGAGGTGTTGGAACATCTCCGCCAACTTGAACTGGAGCTGCGCCAATCTTCTGATCCGACTGAAGTTTTGCAGCCGGGTAAACACCCAGAATTGATTCATTATCAGCGAGACGAGACAGAACTGCATATTTTGAAAATATGCCATGAAGTGGCACCTGAATGGAATTTGGGCTTGCATGATAACTTTTTTGAACATGGAATTCATTCTTTGTTGCTGAATCAGATTGCCGCACAGGTAGAGGAACAGTATCCGGCTCGAATTCAAATCGAAGATATGTTTACATACTCAAGCGTTAGCAAACTGGCTGCCCATATATGCGGACTTTCAACTGTAGACAAGAAGAAGGACCTGCTTCCTGTGTCTGCTGGTGGAGTGAAGACAGAAAGTATACCCAATCAGACTATGCATTTTGCGATTATCGGTATAGCCGCTCATTTACCGGGGGCAAGCAATATTCATCAATTTTGGGCTAATCTGTGCGGTGATGTCGAAAGTGTCGGGCCGTTGTCGTCCTCAAGAAAGAAGGATGTCGATGAATATCTTGTTGAGAAAGGCGAGTCGGCTCCTTACTCTGTTCGAGACGGAGGATACTTGCATGAGATCGACAAGTTTGATCATGAGTTTTTCCGAATCATGAAGCGTGAAGCCATCGCCATGTCACCCTCGCAACGTCTTTTTATGCAGACGGCCTATACCTCTCTTGAAGATGCAGGTTATGGAGGAGACAGTCTTCGATCCACCAGAACAGGTGTATATGTCGGGTATATCTCCGATCTGGATGGTAGGCAGTACCAGGACATGTTGCGTCATTCCAGTGATAAACAGACGGCTACCGGAGCACTTGCGGCCAACATTAGTGGAAGAATGTCCTATTTCATGGATTTTAAAGGGCCCAGCATACTGGTCGACAGTGCCTGTTCTTCCTCCATGTCCGCCTTGAATCTCGCTTGCCAGGGGATAAGTAACGGGGATTGTGAGCAAGCCATCGTTGGTGGGGTTCAGCTTAAAGTACTACCTGTGATCGATCATGAGGATGTGGGAATTGAATCATCGGATGGACATACACGTCCTTTTGCAGAAGATGCCGATGGTACTGGTGAGGGCGAAGGGGTTGTATCCATTCTGGTCAAGCCTTACGATCAGGCAATTCGGGATAAAGATCAGATCTATTGCATCATCCGCTCGATTCATTCCAATCAGGATGGGAATTCGGTGGGCTTGTCTGCTCCAAATCCGGAGGCACAGGCCGAATTGGTCACACACGCTTTGCAGAAAGCAAGCGTACAGGCTGATGATATTTCATACATTGAAGCGCATGGAACCGGAACAAGTCTGGGTGACCCGATTGAGATCAGAGCTTTAACTAAAGCTTTTGATACAGCCCAGAATGAAGGGCAATTTTGTGCCATCGGGTCTGTGAAGTCAAACATTGGACATCTCTATGCCGCGTCCGGATTAGTCAGTGTGGTCAAATGCGCCTTGATGCTAAAAAGCAAAATGATGCCTGCAACGGTCAATGTGACTGCACTTAATCCCAAAATTCCGTTTGCCCAATCTCCGTTCAAGGTGAATCTGCACTATCAGCCGTGGGAGACAGAACGACTGCCGAGACGATGCGGCGTCAGTAATTTTGGATTTTCCGGAACCAATGTTCATTCCATTCTGGAAGAATATGTGGCGGAAGAACGTTCAGGTCATACGGAACCGTTCTATCCATTTGTTCTATCTGCGACAAGCCGAGCAGAGTTGTATCAAGCGGTTCAGTCGTATCATGAATATCTGGTCCTCAACCCGTCAACCCCAATATCAGATATCTGTTATACGAACTCTGTCGGAAGAGGGCATTATGCATATCGGCTAGCGATCCTGGTACAGAGCACCGGCGATCTGATCCACA
- the ectB gene encoding diaminobutyrate--2-oxoglutarate transaminase, translated as MLTFEKHESNVRSYCRVFEDVFAKAKNDRIYAESGKAYIDFFAGAGALNYGHNNDYIKAALLDYIEKDGLTHGLDMYTEAKRMFIDQFVSSILEPRGLDYKLQFCGSTGTNAVEAALKLARKVKGRTNVFSFMGAYHGMSIGSLAATSDAGSRKGAGLPLQNVTFMPYSDGWMDNFDTIEYIERILNDDHSGIDQPAAIILETVQAEGGVVPASPLWLKRLEQLCRAHDILLICDDIQVGCGRTGNFFSFERAGIVPDIVALSKSISGYGLPMSMLLLKPELDIWGAGEHNGTFRGNQLAFVTAKAALQFREDIHMDDLVRKHEGMIEQTLRKNIAVIHEQIEIRGLGMIWGIDLSKVGGSDQVERIIKGCFQAGLIIESAGRNNSVIKIQPPLTIKQENLQEGLRILEQVMLENLVSVVC; from the coding sequence ATGCTGACTTTTGAAAAGCATGAGTCCAATGTTCGTTCGTATTGCAGAGTGTTTGAAGATGTTTTCGCGAAAGCGAAAAATGACAGAATTTATGCGGAATCCGGTAAGGCTTACATTGATTTCTTTGCAGGCGCGGGTGCGCTCAACTACGGACACAATAATGACTATATTAAAGCCGCTCTGTTGGACTATATCGAAAAGGACGGCTTAACACATGGTTTAGATATGTATACGGAAGCCAAAAGAATGTTTATTGACCAATTTGTCAGCAGCATACTGGAACCCCGAGGTTTGGACTACAAACTGCAATTTTGCGGGTCTACGGGGACCAATGCAGTAGAAGCCGCTCTCAAACTAGCAAGAAAGGTTAAAGGACGAACGAATGTGTTTTCCTTTATGGGAGCTTACCACGGTATGTCTATAGGCAGCTTGGCGGCTACAAGTGATGCCGGAAGCCGCAAAGGGGCGGGCTTGCCGCTGCAAAATGTGACATTTATGCCTTATTCTGACGGATGGATGGACAATTTCGATACGATTGAATACATCGAACGTATTCTGAACGATGATCATTCAGGCATTGATCAACCCGCCGCGATAATTCTTGAAACGGTGCAGGCAGAGGGCGGTGTGGTTCCAGCATCACCACTTTGGCTTAAACGGCTGGAACAGCTTTGCCGAGCACATGATATTCTCCTGATATGTGATGACATTCAGGTTGGATGCGGACGAACAGGCAATTTCTTCTCCTTTGAGAGAGCAGGCATCGTCCCGGACATTGTGGCATTATCCAAATCTATTAGCGGTTACGGTCTGCCCATGTCGATGCTTCTTCTGAAACCGGAATTGGACATTTGGGGAGCGGGCGAGCATAACGGTACATTCCGCGGCAATCAGTTGGCATTTGTAACGGCTAAGGCTGCTCTTCAATTCAGGGAAGACATACATATGGACGATCTTGTTCGGAAGCATGAGGGGATGATTGAGCAGACGCTGAGAAAGAACATTGCTGTCATTCATGAGCAGATTGAAATTCGCGGCCTTGGCATGATCTGGGGAATTGATCTGTCGAAGGTGGGAGGAAGCGATCAGGTTGAGCGGATTATTAAGGGATGTTTTCAAGCAGGGTTGATTATCGAAAGTGCTGGAAGAAATAATTCGGTCATCAAAATTCAGCCGCCGTTAACGATTAAACAGGAAAATTTGCAGGAGGGTCTTCGGATTCTGGAACAAGTGATGTTGGAGAATCTGGTCAGTGTAGTCTGCTAA
- a CDS encoding thioesterase II family protein → MKLYTIPYAGGFSFTYLKWKKYLNPAIELIAIELPGRSTQNRSLPCSTIHQMAEDVVRQIDDSDDYCIFGHSMGALVLLEVYVKLIQTKRRLPKHVILSGMRPPHLYQSKGLHLLDSVRFRAKMYEMGGIPVALVHDREFSDFVFDLLRNDIRAVEEYRHEGEAPVFRSQVSLFNSESDIPGSDMLEWQNYAFLPCSYHSFQGSHFFVNEHTAEIVNEINQILMYSITNLIAGGTNHYADF, encoded by the coding sequence ATGAAACTGTATACCATCCCTTACGCGGGCGGATTTTCCTTTACATATTTGAAATGGAAGAAATATCTTAACCCGGCAATCGAACTCATTGCAATTGAATTGCCTGGACGTAGCACACAGAATCGAAGCCTTCCATGCTCTACCATTCATCAGATGGCCGAAGATGTAGTGAGGCAGATCGATGATTCCGATGACTATTGCATCTTTGGGCACAGCATGGGGGCACTTGTTCTGCTAGAGGTATATGTGAAATTAATACAAACAAAACGGCGGTTGCCCAAACATGTCATTTTGTCCGGGATGAGACCCCCGCACTTGTATCAATCGAAAGGTCTCCATCTGCTGGACTCAGTCCGTTTTCGTGCCAAAATGTATGAGATGGGTGGCATCCCAGTAGCGTTAGTCCACGATCGGGAGTTCTCGGATTTTGTATTTGATCTTCTCCGCAATGATATTCGGGCTGTAGAGGAATATCGTCATGAAGGAGAGGCTCCGGTGTTTAGGAGTCAGGTCAGCCTTTTTAATAGTGAATCAGATATACCCGGCAGCGATATGCTGGAGTGGCAAAACTATGCCTTTTTACCCTGTTCCTATCATTCATTTCAGGGTTCCCATTTCTTTGTCAACGAACATACGGCGGAGATTGTGAACGAAATCAATCAAATTCTGATGTACTCCATAACTAATCTGATCGCTGGGGGAACTAATCATTATGCTGACTTTTGA
- a CDS encoding ACP S-malonyltransferase, with protein MNKCAFIFPGQSSQRKGMLQALYDESSTVRRTFEEASDVLGYDVADICFYDPKQQLTDITINAPLIVTASLSCYRHMQEKYGYYPSVLAGHSLGEYAALTCSGAIAFEEVLPLVAFRSKLAVQVMQEQDAVMSVVNGISHVISEELCRNIRAKGGSVWISCYNSPNQVAIAGKQHDIATVEMQAVRRGAYCKRLIGNAPYHTPLMQDAVRELHAQLRQCSIASPQVPVISNVSAQPYTKYSIIDNLLLQLCMPVRWHQSIQSIQKQNINTLIELGSGRILTRILQKNEPHLHTFSYESTDERSQLVAFMPTTSREAGA; from the coding sequence ATGAACAAGTGTGCATTTATTTTCCCGGGGCAGTCTTCCCAGCGAAAAGGCATGTTACAGGCTCTGTACGACGAAAGTTCCACGGTCAGGCGAACATTCGAAGAAGCTTCCGACGTGCTCGGTTACGATGTAGCCGATATTTGTTTTTATGACCCCAAACAACAACTAACGGATATAACAATTAACGCTCCTCTTATCGTCACAGCCAGTCTCTCATGTTATAGACACATGCAGGAGAAATACGGATACTACCCTTCAGTCTTGGCAGGGCACAGTTTAGGAGAATATGCTGCCCTTACCTGTTCAGGTGCAATCGCATTTGAGGAAGTGCTGCCTTTGGTTGCTTTTCGCTCCAAACTGGCAGTGCAAGTCATGCAGGAGCAGGATGCTGTGATGAGTGTAGTGAACGGAATCAGCCATGTGATCAGCGAAGAATTATGCAGGAATATTAGAGCGAAGGGAGGCTCTGTATGGATCAGCTGTTATAACTCTCCCAATCAAGTCGCCATTGCGGGCAAACAACACGATATTGCCACTGTTGAAATGCAGGCTGTCCGACGAGGTGCTTACTGCAAGCGTCTTATCGGCAATGCCCCATACCACACACCACTTATGCAGGATGCTGTCAGAGAATTACATGCTCAGTTAAGACAATGCTCCATTGCATCACCTCAGGTTCCCGTCATCTCCAACGTATCAGCACAACCCTACACCAAGTACTCCATCATCGACAATTTACTCTTACAGCTTTGTATGCCTGTACGGTGGCATCAAAGTATCCAATCCATCCAAAAGCAAAATATTAATACCTTGATTGAACTCGGAAGTGGTCGGATCCTGACAAGGATTCTGCAAAAAAACGAGCCACATCTGCACACTTTCAGCTATGAATCTACAGATGAGAGATCCCAACTTGTTGCCTTTATGCCGACTACAAGCCGGGAGGCTGGAGCATGA
- a CDS encoding response regulator transcription factor yields the protein MNSKRKVLIIEDEHDISRILRDYLIKNDYDAAVAATGQDGLQIMELIHPDYIILDIMLPDMDGIDVCREIRRRNNIPILILSARGSDTDKVLGLGFGADDYMTKPFSLSELLARIHAHFRRYDSLGSERAPSDSLRLGDLEIDKKAYKVTLKGFEVSLSAKEFELLHYLASNKNQVFSKSQLLDAIWGYAAYGDENTVTVYIRRLREKIEEDPSHPTLLRTVWGVGYKFNHE from the coding sequence ATGAACTCTAAACGCAAAGTCCTCATCATCGAGGATGAACATGATATTTCTCGCATTTTGCGAGACTACCTGATCAAAAATGATTATGACGCTGCCGTCGCTGCCACCGGACAGGATGGCCTTCAGATCATGGAGCTTATTCATCCGGATTACATCATTCTCGATATTATGCTTCCGGATATGGACGGCATCGATGTATGCCGCGAGATTCGGCGTCGGAACAACATTCCCATCCTCATCCTGAGTGCAAGAGGAAGTGACACGGACAAAGTGCTTGGACTTGGCTTCGGTGCAGATGACTATATGACCAAGCCCTTCTCACTCAGTGAGTTGCTCGCCCGGATCCATGCGCATTTCAGAAGATATGACAGCCTTGGTTCGGAACGTGCTCCCTCTGATTCGCTGCGTCTGGGTGATCTCGAAATTGACAAAAAAGCATACAAAGTTACGTTAAAGGGCTTCGAGGTCTCTCTCTCTGCGAAGGAATTTGAACTTCTGCATTATCTGGCCAGCAACAAAAATCAGGTTTTCTCAAAATCCCAATTGCTAGATGCCATTTGGGGCTATGCTGCTTATGGAGACGAAAATACGGTAACGGTGTATATACGCAGACTGCGGGAAAAAATCGAGGAAGACCCCTCTCATCCCACGTTACTAAGAACCGTCTGGGGGGTCGGATACAAATTCAATCACGAATAA
- a CDS encoding cell wall metabolism sensor histidine kinase WalK: MSLHTWSTRWLKTSLTLLIMVMICSVVLFLDLLAGRTADESNPTINQVRLKVNPLLLELEQNRHRLRDPVIRDKLRSAAIDKNIQFSYVGLDGVILLSSASSSEGTQVNLRSALHYNLKDALQLADGDDSLGIAFPIMDGPGGSQIGNAIFTVPKSLVFAQQPVTFPLFILGSLIIISLMLMLLLIIMTRRVRERMLTPVNQLKQHAELILKGQYDEQIQYNRNDEMGGLYAMLDLMRTEIMHLSEQRIRQEKAQKELITNISHELKTPITTVKAYIEAISEGLCADEETLMEYMEIMRTHTDKTARLVEDLLVHALQELGQISVEPREVYSRAVFENMLRPIRHIVRINGLTYEESEVIPNVLIRMDPVRIEQVVSNLVSNALKHTAPGDYIRIRAELDSGQFKLTIADSGQGIRAQDMPFVFERYFRGSSSLSSGIHEGTGLGLSICKSIIEAHGGQISFSSKVGQGTLFQFSLPIC; encoded by the coding sequence ATGTCACTTCACACCTGGTCCACACGTTGGCTGAAGACATCCTTGACGCTTCTCATAATGGTCATGATCTGCAGCGTTGTTTTGTTTCTCGATCTGCTTGCCGGCCGAACTGCAGATGAATCCAACCCAACCATCAATCAGGTTCGGCTCAAGGTTAACCCGCTTCTGCTTGAACTGGAGCAAAACCGCCATAGGCTGCGTGATCCGGTGATTCGGGACAAACTGCGTTCTGCAGCCATTGATAAGAACATTCAATTTTCCTATGTCGGACTGGATGGGGTGATTTTGCTGTCCTCCGCTTCTTCGTCCGAAGGCACCCAAGTGAACCTTAGATCTGCCCTTCATTATAATCTGAAAGATGCATTGCAGCTCGCAGATGGAGATGATTCACTGGGCATTGCATTTCCCATAATGGATGGCCCGGGTGGCAGCCAGATCGGAAACGCCATTTTTACCGTACCCAAATCACTTGTTTTTGCTCAGCAGCCTGTCACTTTTCCGTTATTCATCCTGGGCAGCCTGATCATCATATCCCTCATGCTGATGCTTCTTCTGATCATCATGACTCGCAGGGTCAGAGAACGTATGCTTACTCCTGTTAACCAATTGAAACAGCATGCCGAATTGATACTCAAAGGACAATATGATGAACAGATTCAATATAACCGTAACGACGAGATGGGCGGCCTTTACGCTATGCTTGACTTGATGCGGACGGAGATCATGCATTTGAGTGAACAGCGCATACGGCAGGAGAAAGCCCAAAAAGAACTCATCACCAACATATCTCATGAACTCAAAACCCCAATCACAACGGTAAAAGCATACATAGAAGCCATATCGGAAGGGCTTTGCGCGGATGAGGAAACACTGATGGAATACATGGAAATTATGCGAACTCATACAGATAAAACGGCACGGCTCGTTGAAGATTTGCTGGTTCATGCGCTTCAGGAGCTTGGGCAGATTTCGGTTGAGCCCCGAGAGGTATACAGTCGTGCCGTATTTGAAAACATGCTCAGGCCCATTAGACATATCGTAAGAATCAATGGACTGACATACGAAGAGTCCGAAGTTATTCCAAATGTGCTCATACGAATGGATCCTGTACGTATCGAACAGGTTGTCTCCAATCTCGTATCCAACGCGCTTAAACACACCGCTCCCGGGGATTACATTCGCATTCGTGCAGAACTGGATTCGGGACAATTCAAGCTTACGATCGCCGATTCCGGTCAAGGCATACGTGCTCAGGATATGCCTTTTGTGTTTGAACGATATTTCCGGGGAAGCTCATCCTTGTCTTCCGGTATACATGAAGGAACGGGACTTGGCCTCTCCATCTGCAAAAGCATCATTGAAGCACATGGAGGGCAGATCAGTTTTTCCAGCAAGGTAGGTCAGGGCACCCTCTTTCAGTTCAGCCTGCCCATATGTTAA
- a CDS encoding ABC transporter ATP-binding protein, producing the protein MTRTSIIRAQNLCKTYNTGSEQYHAIRNVDLDIYEGDFTVIMGNSGSGKSTLLYLLSGLDHVTAGEVYFQDQRIDAYGEREMSDFRTRRIGYIYQSINLVPDLSIQDNIALPGYIAGNKKNEVKARAAHLMKAMDIDSQNNRLPSQTSGGQQQRAAIARALINSPDIIFADEPTGSLNYDHGKAVLDILTDINRKGQSVVMVTHDIKAACRADRLIFVRDGKVGGILEFDKYDETQIQNRESMVFAFVSGKE; encoded by the coding sequence TTGACCAGAACATCTATCATTCGTGCTCAAAACTTATGCAAGACATACAATACCGGAAGTGAACAGTATCACGCTATTCGTAATGTCGATCTTGATATCTATGAAGGAGACTTCACAGTGATCATGGGTAATTCCGGTTCAGGCAAATCCACACTTTTATATTTGCTTAGCGGACTCGATCACGTGACAGCTGGAGAGGTTTATTTTCAGGATCAACGCATTGATGCCTACGGTGAGCGGGAGATGTCTGATTTCCGCACCCGCCGAATTGGCTACATCTATCAAAGCATCAACCTTGTTCCGGACCTTTCCATTCAGGATAATATTGCTCTTCCAGGATATATTGCTGGGAACAAAAAAAATGAAGTAAAAGCTCGAGCAGCCCATCTTATGAAGGCTATGGACATCGACAGTCAGAACAATCGCCTGCCCTCCCAAACTTCCGGGGGACAGCAGCAGCGGGCGGCTATTGCACGCGCACTCATCAATTCACCGGATATTATATTTGCCGACGAACCTACCGGAAGTTTGAACTATGATCATGGGAAAGCGGTGCTGGACATCCTCACAGATATTAACCGGAAAGGACAATCGGTGGTCATGGTGACACATGACATCAAGGCCGCTTGCCGGGCCGACCGCCTGATCTTTGTCCGAGATGGTAAAGTCGGAGGTATTCTCGAGTTCGATAAATATGACGAAACCCAGATTCAGAATCGGGAATCCATGGTCTTCGCCTTTGTGTCGGGGAAGGAGTAA